The Mya arenaria isolate MELC-2E11 chromosome 16, ASM2691426v1 genome includes a window with the following:
- the LOC128221512 gene encoding complement C1q-like protein 4 gives MEIRLEELAKTVENLQIENKNLKESLNELDSIKTKLKVTDTTLHRLEETVDINSASTLALQDGLERTRTALNVSTAALNLFQVKHKDPRPAFLAILSDDIKATTAGQTILFDDVVTNIGSAYNGKTGTFTAPIEGLYLISVKITGYFKSTASSGSTNQYDLKKNDNLYLRLNVNVNANTHWYDSSSVVTVMGIGKGDHVNVESVYSEEYVEGSERNTFFSGFLIE, from the exons ATGGAAATACGACTGGAAGAACTTGCAAAGACTGTTGAAAACCTAcagattgaaaacaaaaatctcAAAGAGTCCTTGAACGAACTCGACTCTATAAAGACTAAATTAAAAGTGACAGACACAACTTTACATCGACTGGAAGAGACTGTCGACATCAACTCTGCCTCGACTCTCGCTCTTCAAGACGGCTTGGAGAGAACGAGAACCGCCTTAAATGTATCTACCGCGGCactaaatttatttcaagtaaaacataaag ATCCCCGCCCGGCCTTTTTAGCCATTCTTTCAGACGATATAAAGGCGACAACAGCAGGACAGACGATACTATTTGACGATGTTGTAACAAACATTGGATCAGCATACAACGGCAAAACAGGCACGTTTACCGCCCCAATAGAAGGCCTGTATCTGATCTCTGTCAAGATCACCGGCTATTTTAAATCTACAGCTAGCAGTGGATCAACAAATCAATACGATCTGAAAAAGAACGACAATTTGTATCTACGACTTAATGTCAACGTGAACGCAAACACGCATTGGTATGATTCGTCCAGTGTCGTTACCGTCATGGGGATTGGAAAAGGCGACCATGTTAATGTTGAGAGTGTATACTCGGAGGAATATGTCGAAGGCAGCGAAAGGAACACGTTCTTCTCCGGATTTCTTATTGAGTGA